The genomic region AGCAGACCTGATTCATCAATGGTCGTCGAGCATCCCCGTATCCCATCTTTGACTTTTATAACTGTCTTATGTACTGTCTCAGATGCCTTCTGTTCTGTCCACCCGTGCCCGTCAACCTGCCTTCGAGACCCCGTTCTCATCGTTCAATCGCCGGATCTAGACTGCAAACAGTAAAGCGAGTTTCCCATCCAGCGCCAACGAACCCCGGCAACGACTCGACTAGGTCGCGGATCCTTGTAAACACAAGGATCCTGTAATTCTTCAGTTGCTCCTTTGGGCAAGAATAATGAGTGAGTTAGATGACCTGCAATCGACGTTGATTGATTGTCATTTCTCTCACCTTATGGGATGATACAATGGCATCTATCTAGTGCGACCGAAGTACGATACTGTTTGCTATTCATATTAGAGACCTCGTATAGAGTATTCTAAAACCCAATACTTAACCTGCTTGCCTATCTTGGCTTGAGGCTTGGCTTCTGCCGGAACTTGATCTATTCATGCTAAGAGCCAAAATGCCATGGCCGGTCTCCCGATAGTGGTGTAATAGACTGCAGTCTGCAAACGGTCCAGGCTTGCGGCGTTGATGTCAGGTTGTGTTTATTGTTGATTTCGATGGGATCTATGCACCAATCCCCTTTCCATCGATTAAATGCTTGGCCTCGGTATCCTTTCTTATTTGAGCTTGCCTCTTCTGCTGCACTGGGATCTTGTCTGAAGCTAGATCATACTGCACTTGCTCGCTCATATCTGCTCCCGTCTAATCTTCTCGTTTGGTTGGCATGCCTGTAACACTTCCGCCTCCACCTTGAAGCAATATTTGCTGCTTGATCCATCACTGCCAGTCGCTGACATTTATCCTAACCTCCACCCACTTCCACTCTTACTCTTCGTCCTCCACCTCGTTGCTTGCTCTTTCTTCCAACCCCATACGCTCCTTCTTCGCCAAGCGATTGTTGTCGAATTGTGGCCCTTTCGCTTCTTATCGCTCTTTCTCATCGAGATCGGTTCCTTTCGTGCCTTGATTTTACCTActgccttaccttacctcagtacctaggtaaggtCCTTGTTCATCCTCGCGCTcctcaccaacaccatcagtCAACAACACAACCTTTTGCTGTGAATCAAGCTGCTTACGCTGCGTCTTTCCAGGCCTACAATCGAATCTTGTACTGTTACCACGACCTTTGGGAAAAGCCAATACAGAAAGATTCAGTAGCACGTTATCGCTATGCTTGTATGTTCCCTCACCTTGCGCCACTGTACATGGCGCATTGCCATTCGTTACACCACATACTGACATGCGTACTAGATCAAGGCCGCCCTCATGGCCCTTGGGGCCGCGGTTGTCGGTGCCGTGCCGCCTCTAGAAATCAAGGGAACTGACTTCATCAACCCTGAGACTGGCGACAAATTCCAGATTGTTGGTATGGCCTACCAACCTGGAGGCAGTGCCGGTTACGATCCTTCCAGCGGAAAAGATCCTCTCAGCCACAAAGACGAATGCATGCGAGATGCTGCTCTCATGCAGATTCTTGGTATCAATGCGATCCGTGTTTACAACCTGGATCCTAACATCAACCACGATGAGTGCGCTAGTATTTTCAATGCTGTAGGTGATTTGGCTTAGCCTACGTGGATGATGATCTAACATACTTTGTTAGGCCGGCATGTATATGATGATTGATGTCAACTCTCCTCTGCCTGGCGAGGCTCTTCACTCGGAGAAGCCATGGGAGAGTTACTACACAGCCTACCTTAATCGTACCTTTGCCATCACCGAGGCGTTTGGTAACTACCCAAATACTCTTCTATTCTTCTCAGCCAACGaggtcatcaacaaccaggCCACTGCTGAGTTTGCCCCTCAGTACATCCGTGCTGTCACCCGCGATCTCAAGAactacatcaagaacaacttgAAACGCCAAATTCCCGTTGGCTATTCTGCCGCTGATGTCCGCGATGTTCTGTGGGATACGTGGAACTACCTTCAGTGCGCCGATGCGGAGGACAAGGGTGATATGAGCCGTGCCGACCTCTTTGCGCTCAACTCCTACTCATGGTGTGGACCCGAGGCCACCTTTGAGACTTCTTCTTACGACGATCTTGTAGCTGGCTTCAACTCAACCTCTATCCCTATCTTTTTCAGTGAATATGGATGCAACAAACCTCAACCCCGTTACTGGAATGAGACTCAAGCCATGTATGGAGACGAAATGACCCCGGTCTTCTCGGGTGGCGTCGTGTACGAGTATACTGAGGAGGACAACAACTATGGCCTCGTCAAGATTACTGGAGACAAGCTTCGCATTCTCGGAGATTTCAACCGCCTCAAGAACCAGTTTGCTAGGATCAACTGGAAGGAGGTCCAATCTAAGCCTGCAAGCAAGAGCTCTCCGAAGGCCCCGGCCTGTAAGGCTAGCATCATTGAAGATAGCGGTTTCGACAACAACTTTACTCTTCCAACTATCCCTGACGATGCCCAAAAGCTGGTCGAGAATGGTATTAAGAACAAGCCTAGCGGAAAGATCATCGATATCTCGGACTGGAACGTCAAGCTTGATGTCAGTAACGCTGACGGCAGTGCTATGAAGAACCTTAAGGTCATTCCCCTGAAGGACGACGAGTCCAATGCGTCCGGTAAGAACGATGCAGACACAGGGAGCGAGACTACCGATGACAACAACAGTACCAACACTGACAACAGCACCAACTCAAATGGTGGAGATGCCAAGGAcggagaggatgatgaagacgctgCTATTCTCAACCGTCCTTTGGCTTGGGTTATGGCCCTACCTTTGGCCGCCATGGTGTTTGCGCTTTAGGAGCCTGTCTGGAACAGGCACAAGAAGCAAGTAGAACACAAATAATGTGCTGCATTCGGTCCTTGGAACGGGAAATTAAAACACGCTTGATTTTCAGATACGAAAAGTATACGATACCACCCGCCCCACCATCTGGTGACATGACCACTACTTCTCAGGCTCAGATTGTGAGCCTGCTCACTGGAAGATTTTTGAGATCCTCCCTATTTGAGCTTTTATACAGACACACTGTTTGTTATTGACTTAAGAATTACATGGAATTAACTGCTCTGGATCGCACAACATCTGTCAGGCTGAGGCATATGAAAGTAACTGAACAGTAGGGCATAAAATGTTAAATCCCCAATGCCATCAGTAGTTGGTTGACTTAGCATTATCATACCCTGCCGCCAATTTGATTATTATGCCGTTATTGCCCAGTATCTGCATCCATATGAAAGAGGCAGTAAAGTTCCTTTCCTATTGTTCTTATCAATATGAACCGCGAGTAAGATTGCTCCACAGCACACATTTACAACTGTGCCTATAGACCTCCTTCGAGGCTATTACTCCGTGCTCTTATTGTATGTGTTGAAAGACGTCGCGTTTTCATCAATCCCCCCTGGTGCTACTCTTTCAAACAAGATTCTGCGTTGGCGTCATTGTATGCGGCTCGAGTCTGTCCCTCGATTACGCCATAGACAATGATTAGGTATTCGCCTCTACATATAGCAAGATACAACGAGCTCAATAAACCAATCTGGCTTGATCAACAAGGGGAAGACAAAGTATGGAAGAAAATCGCACGTGGGCAGAAGATACATTGGAATGTATTTAATATCTATGCAGCATCAACGGGCTGCTACACAGCATCTTAATACATAAGCATCTTGCGAAACTGAGAGGCTCATCAAATCCATAAGTGTCATCAGATCTATTAGCTTTCTTTCCGTTATAGCTCAAATACTGCCGTACACGGCTTGTTCGACCATTTTTGGTCCCAAGCCCCAAAAATTGCATCGCACCACCTGGTACCCGTTTGTCTATCTTGCAGTACAAAAAGTCGTTCATCCCTTCATACTATACCAATCCCTTGGTAAAGTTTTCAACCCCTTAAGCCTGGAACTCCTGTGCCTTGCTCTCCTCCCACTTGCCAGGGACGAGGGCCAGAGGCACAATACCAGAGACGTGCATCTCAGGGCCAAAGATCTTGGCGTTGAGGCCGAGCTCCTGGGTGGCGGCCTTCATGTTCTTCAGACCCTCTTGATAGTTGGGACCGGCACGTCGCACCCAGATGGAAACATTGTGCTCGATCAGCTTAGGAGCGAAGTCTCGCAGAGCCCGGATAACACCCTTGAAAGTGCTGGCGACGTTGGTGAAGTTGGCAATACCACcgccgatgaagagaacCTTGCCCTCGTCGCTTTGAGGAGCACGgaggagaaggtcaagaacagTTCGAGCGTAGTGGTAGGTCTGAGACTCGGTGGGGGCACCGGAGTACTCACCGTAGTTGGCGAGCTCGTCGGCGAAACCAGCAGAGGCAATGGCATCGGCATAGACGACGgaagcaccaccaccagcaacaagGGTCCAGATACGGCCCTTGGCGTTCAGAACGGTGAGCTTCAGGGAAGCACCAGTCTTAGCGTCGAGGTCAGCGATGTaagcctcctccttggtcagCTCACGACCGAAGGGGGCAGGGAACTCCATAGGAGGGCCGGCATcgatgttgatcttgccatCAGCAGAGGGAGCAATATTGGTAAGACCGAGAGCAGCAGGAGATCGAGCAATGGCCCACTTGACACCACACTCGAAGTCGGCAGTCTGGTCGAGCTTGGCAGCAAGATCGAGGAAGTGGACAGCGGCAGAGGTCTTGTCCTCGTTGGGAATGACAACGAGAGGGTTGATCTCGAGATAAGTAAACTGACAGTCAACGTAGACGGCATAGAGGCGGGTGATGAAGTCAACTAGGACGTTGTGGACGCCCTGGGGaaccttcttgagaagagtaGCAGCAATCTCCTCGTTGGAAGGGTATTCGGCGAGGTCCACAGGGATCAACAGCTTCTCAGCCTTAGCGTCAACATCGCCGACATCAACGCCGCCCTCATGGGTGAAGAGAATCCAGTCGCCCTATTGATGAAGGTGTCAGTAAATGAGGCACAGATAGTCTGGCAGTGGTGTAGGCCGGAAAGCCGGTACTGGTTGTGGGGTTGGTCGCAGGAGGGACTGAGAAGAACGGGGGCTGTTTCCGACGATTTCTTATAGCGACATCCGTTCGCCCGTTTCGGTACAAAGAAGGATTGCCGGCACAGGTAGAACGAGCCCACAATTAGACTATGCAACGCCGAGCAGCAAATACAAGTTGGTGCAGGacccctttcttctcttcagatTCTTCTCCCCTCTTCCTATTCCCTTCTTTCGATTCCAGGATCTTCGCATTGGGAATATGAAGCGCCCAAGAAACTCTTCCAAAAACACAAGAGGGAATAATGCTTCAACTTACATCACGGACtgagttgatgttgatgtagtACTCAGTGTCTTGGGGATGAGGAACAAAAGGCTCGACGAGGAATTGTCTCAACACACCAGTGGTATGCTCAACCTGCTGCTCCTTACCGGCTCGCTCAGCGACCCAAGCCTTAGCCTCAGGCCAGGTCTTGTTAAGGGCCAAAAGACCACTCTTTCCTCGTCGCTTGATGAGCTGATCGGGCTTGGCAACGAACTTGGCGTCGGGCTGGAGGAGCCAAGGGTAGGTGACCTCAGCCTGGTTCAGAATATCCTCAACACTGGCATCCTCTGGGAAGTGCAGCGAGGCGAGTCTGCTGGGAGGGTTGTGAGTAGTGGGCGCAGGAAGAGGGCTGGGCTTGATAACGGGAGCGCGGGTGAGGTGGTAGTTGAGGATGGCCTTGCCGTCGGCCTCGAGAATCGATTTGGCGGACATTTTATTAtgaggagaggaggaggaacgGAGAGCTTAGAATGAATTGGCGAGTGCCGGTTTATCCCTTTTCTTCACTTCAATTCTGGTCAAGACAATACGGTTAGCAAATGCTGAGTCTGGTCTGGTTCAAGGATGATCGGTGTTGTCTCGTAGACATGAAATCGACTCGAATGGTTCAGCTCAGGATTGGAGTTGAAACAACAGCCAGGGCTGACAAAACGAAACAATGGATTTCACAGCAGCTTATACGGGCGTAAAACTCAATGCTCAAGTGAAGCAATCATGATTGCGATTGGCTTTGGCTCTTTGATGAGAGTTGACGACCGTTCGGCGGGGGGAAAGGCACACACACTCACCACTGTACACGAGCTCAAGTGGGCTGCAACAATGAAGTCGAAATCTAGTATTGGAGGGGGAGATGAGATTATGACAGAGAGACGGGCAAAAGgtaagagaaagagaagaggatgaagattgCTCAAGGCGATGAGAGAGGTGAGAATGGAGGAGCAAATAGAAAGAAGCAGCGAGAGTTTGGAACGAGTCACTTGAGGAGTGTGTGAGTGAGGGTGAGCTCTCGAAAAAACCACTGGACCTGAACTGAAGGAAGCTCAATGGAAGGGGAAGACACCCGAAGCGGGTGGAGTGGAGGGGTCAAGTTGAAGGGGGGAGTGGAGGGGCGCTCGACAACCTGGCCTGGCGTGGCCTGGGCTAGTAGCCTGGGGCGGGCGGTCAGTGGAGGGTACCTGGAGCTACAGAGTCGATCAGCGCGTGGCGGAGGTACCTGGGCCCTGAAATCCATTGGGGACGGGGTCCAAAAAGCGATGAGGGATTGTCAAGTACCGGTACATAAACAATGTCACTCCGACTTCAAGCTGTTGAGGACCAGGGTGGACCAGGGGAAGACGACCGACACCTTGAGTTACGTACGACAGATTGATTCGAATTTCATCAAACCGCCGAAAACCGCAGCAGTCAATTTACGCACCGCACGCTACGATCCGATTTCTATCCAGCCCAACCTGATCGATTCAAAATTTCGGAAGCTTTCGTGAGTTATTCGgccacttcttctcctgagTCTTTTTGATTGCTTTTTGGGGAAGACCATGATCCAGATATCAACCTAGATGGCCTAAGCACCGGTTGGCTCCGGGGTACGCGAAGCGAGTTGCCTGCCCCAAAGACCTGGATACCAAAACAAAAATGGAAGTCTTCAATTTGGTGAGATTGGCAAAGATTGACTCGGGTTCCGGGGAAGTGCCCAAAGCTGACCTTGCGGTGAGTTCGAGGAGGTCAACTCAAGGTGAAGTAAGCCTACGAGGTGACACCAGCCCAGTGGCTTGTTTTGGTGGTCAGCGCCTGGGCTGGACGCCACCCCCGACATGGTCTAAGCTTGATTTCCTGCCCCTCCATTCCCCTCCATGATGGAcatcacctcacctcaagctcttgagCTATCCGATTCTATTCAGTGCTATTCACTCCGAACCCACAACTACCGGTTGGCTACGGGTTCGGTATCCATCAAATCGCATATCTAAGCTTCCGATGTTCGGTGGAGAGAAATTTCCCTCCAGGACAGGACAGCAAGCATCCATGCCTTTTTGGAACTGCAGACCATCTGTGGAACATCAATCGGACAGTCTAGACAGtccaggaggaagagaccCAAGATGAGAAAGCGGCTTCGTTTTGACGGGTAGGGAATTTCAACGCAGTTACAGATGCAAATCCAGCTGTTTAGTGACAGCCAGTTTTCACTTGATTCATCTTTCTAGCCTTGCTATTGTACCAAGCGGTAGGGCTAGCTTCAGTCCAGTCGCCCTTGGCTAATGTGAGCATGTGTGTCCCACTCAACAATGATTCCATGCCGCCTTTCCATTCCCCTACCGTCTTCCCTGGAAAAGGGTCTGGTAGGATTGGAAGGGCTGTCGGACCTCAACGTGataccaccaccagccaagaAAATCACCGACTTGACCAAGGGAGCCTGATCATGAGCCGGCCAGTTTTCTGAAGCAAAGGCTTACGACATTCCGAGTATTATTGTACTGTCAGTTGAAGTTAGACGGACTAGTGAACTCAACTGTCAGTTCATGAGATACCGATGATCTTGCAAGATCTTCGACGGCACTCTATATGGATTAATGCAGGGCATGGGTTGGCTGCACACGAAAACACGGGATGACCCCATCGTTTCACCGGACCACAGTCGAcatgtctcttttctcttggcCGCGAAACAACATGCGCAGATTCTTTAGGCATTACCagtgttttttttattactacATATTGATGGTCTCAAATTTGGCCATTCATGAACTTCTCGGGGCCATAGTGGGGAATAAGCGCCATCATAAAACGCCTCTTACAAGTACAGACTGGCATGGACAACGGCCCCCTCACGGTGTGGCAGCTCCagtcttcaagctcaattgCAAACCGCCTTGACCAgacgaaaaaaaaaaagcccGGATTCAACAGATcaacaagaaaaaaaaagaggacCCTGCAACAAGCGACATCCccaaagaaaacacaggctTCTTCCCCAACTGGCTGGTTGATCAAATTCAACTACATCACCCCTTGCCGCCTGTAGACATTGGACGTCCATTTGGTCGGCCGAGGAATTCCCCATCTTGGCAATTGAGTTTCTCAATAGAGATATCACCAAAAAAGGCATTAGGCAAGACCCAATTGTTGGTTCTCAAAAAGCGAGTGAGTGAGCTTGTTCCCGTCCACCTGCTCCAAAAATATGGCCTGGGTGCGAGTATGGGCGATGGGTTGCGTGAGAAACCTGGCGCGAGTGGTGGCTAGTGATGTACCGGGAGGTGGGTCAACAGGGGTAAACTTCCTGCCCCTCGATGTACTGTACCTGAGGTACCTGTTACTTGAACCCCAAGCAGCGGTCCTTGCAGTTGCAGAGGCGTCAACCCCACTAAGTTTTTTGGGTGTGGTGAGACCTCAAGCTGGACCCGACAGGACATAGCACCGCGGTGAATTGGTGCTACAGCTGTCCACTGCTTGCTGAGAGAAGCCTCATCGACCCTTGAAAGTCAACCAAAACCAAAAAAACACAAGCCCAGTCCAGCTCTCACTTGCCCACCTCCCACCTCACCAGAGACGTTCAGGCATTCCTCCTGATTTCTAGGTCCCGTCCCATCCACTCACTCCCCTCCCCCtcgtcttgtctcgtctccGACTTTGTCTCCTTCAACTGACGGATCTTCTCGACCGTTTCTTCTACTCATCTCAATTCCTTccccatcctcctcttcatacATCTCCCCCCATACCTAATTCCTTTGAGCCAACTTCTCCCCTGAGAGCTCAGAGCGTTTCCTCTCCTCAGCAGCTGACACCTTATTTGGTTCCTCCAGCGCTTTAAACCTTCAGTTCTCCTGCCTCTACTCACACCGTCCAAGTTCGAcattcacaatggctccCGCTTCCTCCAGCAGCCTGTCGGCCAACGACAACATTCAGCGTTTCCCGGCTCCCAGCCGACCTCTGAGCCCTCTTCCCGAGCACGCTCTCTTCACCGACAAGACGCGATGCTTCGTCTACGGTCTTCAGCCGCGAGCTGTCCAGGGCATGCTCGATTTCGACTTCATTTGCAAGCGCTCTAAGCCCTCGGTCGCCGGTATCATCTACACTTTCGGTGGTCAATTCGTCAGCAAGATGTATTGGGGAACCAGTGAGACTCTGCTGCCCGTCTACCAGCAGGTTGACAAGGCAATGAGTAAGCACCCCGATGTCGACGTGGTCGTCAactttgcttcttccagaaGTGTTTACAGCTCCACCATGGAGCTTATGGAAAACCCTCAGGTCAAGACCATTGCTATTATTGCTGAGGGTGTCCCTGAGCGAGTAAGTACATGCCAATTGCCATGTGCCGAAACAAATAACTAACAATTACTCTTTAGCGAGCTCGTGAGATCGCCCAcgtcgccaagaagaagggtgttACCATTATCGGACCTGCTACGGTTGGTGGTATCAAGCCCGGCAGCTTCAAGATTGGTAACACTGGTGGTATGATGGACAACATTGTTGCCTCCAAGCTTTACCGTAAGGGTTCCGTTGGCTACGTCTCCAAGTCTGGCGGTATGTCCAACGAGCTCAACAACATTATCTCCCAGAATACCGACGGTGTGTATGAGGGTATCGCCATTGGTGGTGATAGATACCCCGGTACCACTTTCATTGACCATCTCCTGCGATACCAGGCCGACCCTGAGTGCAAGATCCTTGTCTTGCTCGGTGAGgtcggtggtgttgaggagtACAAGGTCATTGATGCTGTCAAGCAGggtatcatcaccaagccCATCGTCGCCTGGGCCATTGGAACTTGCGCTAGCATGTTCAAGACCGAGGTTCAGTTCGGTCACGCTGGTTCTTTCGCCAACTCTCAGCTTGAGActgccaagatgaagaacgagaagatgaaggaggctGGCTTCTACGTCCCCGCTACCTTCGAGGATCTTCCCGCCACTCTCAAGGAAGTGTATGACAAGCTTGTCTCCCAAGGCACTATCGTTCCCCAGCCCGAGCCTGTTGTTCCCAAGATTCCTCTCGACTACTCTTGGGCGCAGGAGCTCGGTCTCATCCGAAAGCCTGCTGCCTTCATCTCCACCATCTCTGATGACCGTGGCCAGGAGCTTCTCTACGCTGGTATGCCCATCTCCGACGTTTTCAAGGAGGATATCGGCATTGGCGGTGTCATGTCTCTGCTGTGGTTCCGCCGCCGTCTGCCTTCATACGCTTCCAAAT from Fusarium fujikuroi IMI 58289 draft genome, chromosome FFUJ_chr04 harbors:
- a CDS encoding probable beta (1-3) glucanosyltransferase codes for the protein MLIKAALMALGAAVVGAVPPLEIKGTDFINPETGDKFQIVGMAYQPGGSAGYDPSSGKDPLSHKDECMRDAALMQILGINAIRVYNLDPNINHDECASIFNAAGMYMMIDVNSPLPGEALHSEKPWESYYTAYLNRTFAITEAFGNYPNTLLFFSANEVINNQATAEFAPQYIRAVTRDLKNYIKNNLKRQIPVGYSAADVRDVLWDTWNYLQCADAEDKGDMSRADLFALNSYSWCGPEATFETSSYDDLVAGFNSTSIPIFFSEYGCNKPQPRYWNETQAMYGDEMTPVFSGGVVYEYTEEDNNYGLVKITGDKLRILGDFNRLKNQFARINWKEVQSKPASKSSPKAPACKASIIEDSGFDNNFTLPTIPDDAQKLVENGIKNKPSGKIIDISDWNVKLDVSNADGSAMKNLKVIPLKDDESNASGKNDADTGSETTDDNNSTNTDNSTNSNGGDAKDGEDDEDAAILNRPLAWVMALPLAAMVFAL
- a CDS encoding probable ATP citrate lyase subunit 2, whose product is MSAKSILEADGKAILNYHLTRAPVIKPSPLPAPTTHNPPSRLASLHFPEDASVEDILNQAEVTYPWLLQPDAKFVAKPDQLIKRRGKSGLLALNKTWPEAKAWVAERAGKEQQVEHTTGVLRQFLVEPFVPHPQDTEYYININSVRDGDWILFTHEGGVDVGDVDAKAEKLLIPVDLAEYPSNEEIAATLLKKVPQGVHNVLVDFITRLYAVYVDCQFTYLEINPLVVIPNEDKTSAAVHFLDLAAKLDQTADFECGVKWAIARSPAALGLTNIAPSADGKINIDAGPPMEFPAPFGRELTKEEAYIADLDAKTGASLKLTVLNAKGRIWTLVAGGGASVVYADAIASAGFADELANYGEYSGAPTESQTYHYARTVLDLLLRAPQSDEGKVLFIGGGIANFTNVASTFKGVIRALRDFAPKLIEHNVSIWVRRAGPNYQEGLKNMKAATQELGLNAKIFGPEMHVSGIVPLALVPGKWEESKAQEFQA
- a CDS encoding probable ATP citrate lyase subunit 1, producing MAPASSSSLSANDNIQRFPAPSRPLSPLPEHALFTDKTRCFVYGLQPRAVQGMLDFDFICKRSKPSVAGIIYTFGGQFVSKMYWGTSETLLPVYQQVDKAMSKHPDVDVVVNFASSRSVYSSTMELMENPQVKTIAIIAEGVPERRAREIAHVAKKKGVTIIGPATVGGIKPGSFKIGNTGGMMDNIVASKLYRKGSVGYVSKSGGMSNELNNIISQNTDGVYEGIAIGGDRYPGTTFIDHLLRYQADPECKILVLLGEVGGVEEYKVIDAVKQGIITKPIVAWAIGTCASMFKTEVQFGHAGSFANSQLETAKMKNEKMKEAGFYVPATFEDLPATLKEVYDKLVSQGTIVPQPEPVVPKIPLDYSWAQELGLIRKPAAFISTISDDRGQELLYAGMPISDVFKEDIGIGGVMSLLWFRRRLPSYASKFLEMVLMLTADHGPAVSGAMNTIITTRAGKDLISALVSGLLTIGSRFGGALDGAAEEFTRAFDKGLSPRDFVDSMRKANKLIPGIGHRIKSRNNPDLRVELVKEYVLNNFPSHKLLDYALAVETVTTSKKDNLILNVDGCIAVCFVDLVRNCGAFSAEEAEDYLKMGVLNGLFVLGRSIGLIAHFLDQKRLRTGLYRHPWDDITYLLPNLREAGAPGAEGRVEVSL